One Setaria italica strain Yugu1 chromosome II, Setaria_italica_v2.0, whole genome shotgun sequence DNA segment encodes these proteins:
- the LOC101786536 gene encoding pentatricopeptide repeat-containing protein At5g48910 — MPPPTVPFFLTSTTLATTTKKPQPQAQPPTPPCDAEAQASASTSHASAASASYAARMRLNPHLALPLFDHLLRSGADPDPAALALALACCARGRDRAAAAQLHAHAAKRGIVASHRRVRGRLVHAYAVCGMLPHARRVFDGGTDNDMFAWNCLLRGYAQEGGDADALCDFFARMPFRDSISWNTVLSWCVANGEYDEAIAVFREMLASQECQPDRVTLVSVVSAIAYLGALALGLWAHAYVIRKGVEVEEKLSSALINMYSKCGFIEGAVYVFENAGEKMSLDTWNAMLAGFTANGCSARALELFTRMESKGLVPNKITFNSVLNACSHGGFVQEGIRHFKRMFKVYGIEPDIAHYGCMVDLFSRAGMFEKAEEIIQIMPMEPDASMLKALLAACRTHKNLELGKKAGHRLIEAAPNDHAGYVLLSNIYALDGNWGGVHKVRKLMLDRGVLKIPGSSSVELNGVIHEFISGDK; from the coding sequence ATGCCTCCCCCAACTGTCCCCTTCTTCCTAACTTCCACCACGCTCGCCACCACTACGAAAAAACCGCAGCCGCAAGCGCaaccgccgacgccgccatgcGACGCGGAAGCCCaggcctccgcctccacctcccacGCCTCGGCTGCGTCCGCGTCGTACGCCGCGCGCATGCGGCTCAACCCGCACCTCGCGCTCCCCCTGTTCGACCACCTCCTCCGCTCAGGCGCCGACCCGGACCccgccgcgctcgcgctcgcgctcgcgtGCTGCGCGCGCGGGAGGgaccgcgccgcggccgcgcagcTCCACGCGCACGCCGCCAAGCGCGGGATCGTCGCCTCCCACCGCCGCGTGCGCGGCAGGCTCGTCCACGCCTACGCCGTCTGCGGGATGCTCCCCCACGCGCGCAGGGTGTTCGACGGCGGGACCGACAACGACATGTTCGCCTGGAACTGCCTGCTGCGCGGGTACGCTCAGGAGGGTGGGGACGCGGACGCGCTCTGCGATTTCTTTGCCAGGATGCCGTTCCGGGACAGCATCTCGTGGAACACAGTGCTTTCGTGGTGCGTCGCCAATGGTGAGTACGATGAGGCAATCGCGGTGTTCCGGGAGATGCTGGCGAGCCAGGAGTGCCAGCCTGACAGGGTGACATTAGTGAGCGTTGTCTCGGCAATCGCGTACTTGGGGGCACTCGCTTTGGGGCTGTGGGCGCATGCATATGTCATCAGGAAAGGGGTTGAAGTCGAGGAGAAATTGAGCTCGGCATTGATAAACATGTACTCAAAATGCGGGTTCATTGAGGGTGCAGTTTATGTGTTTGAGAACGCTGGAGAAAAGATGAGCTTGGATACTTGGAATGCAATGTTAGCTGGTTTCACAGCGAATGGTTGCAGTGCAAGGGCTCTGGAGCTCTTCACCAGGATGGAGTCAAAAGGATTGGTGCCTAACAAGATTACATTTAACAGTGTACTGAATGCTTGTAGCCATGGGGGGTTTGTGCAGGAAGGTATACGGCATTTCAAGAGAATGTTCAAAGTTTATGGTATTGAGCCTGACATTGCACATTATGGTTGCATGGTGGATCTGTTCTCCCGTGCAGGGATGTTTGAGAAAGCTGAGGAGATCATCCAGATAATGCCGATGGAGCCAGATGCTTCTATGTTGAAGGCCCTATTGGCTGCTTGTAGAACTCATAAGAACTTAGAGTTGGGAAAAAAGGCTGGCCATAGGCTTATTGAGGCTGCCCCAAATGATCACGCAGGGTATGTGTTGCTATCCAACATATATGCACTGGATGGCAACTGGGGAGGAGTGCATAAAGTGAGGAAGCTTATGTTGGATCGCGGTGTGCTGAAGATCCCTGGGAGCAGTTCGGTGGAACTTAATGGCGTAATTCATGAGTTCATTTCCGGAGATAAATGA